ggttaaaatttattcgggtttgagatttttgagttaaagattctagctctattcgggtatttataaactttgattCCAGTTTGATTTAGATCTTTTTGGGTTTGATAAcctatttaaagtattttaaaattttcgaaatttatatatctttaaatatctttaaatctaaaaaaatataacatgtaaatttgagtaatgtaagttaaagtatctaaattaaaaattaaaataaatttaacatgaatatttggatgaagaataaatatacatatattttaaatatttttggtgttttgattattgtttatctactttagatgtttacttttgactattttgtatatttcaaatcaacttaaaatagcttatatcttggatattaactcgaaaatagctaacatattgaagtatataaatatgatttaaatacattcgaatatccgaaatatttcgttcgaataaggtttagttatggttctctagataccaaaatggtaaatccgtttggatattatctagtttcggttcaaatttggtaatatttttttcgttcagatttgttcaacgaagagttgatattatattttccATGAAtcgtttgtccaataaaaatcgTTTGTCCattaaacacattaatcaaagtgaaaaatatatttttttttgaattttacattGATTTAAtcgagaagttaatgaagtgtatttaattcaaatttaattttagaaaacacattaatgtaagtggaaaagacaacattaaaatagaaagtattatttaattgtgtatttaattcaaatttaattttggaaaacacattaatcaaagtagaaaagacaacattaaaataggaagtattatttaatgtcagtggcatggaagtgtaaataacacttaaaactaaggggtattctatatgtgtacttctcttttaataatatagactagTATCGTCCCCCGTGCTTCGCACGGATCAACAAATTATCTAATCATACAAATTTAATGGCTACaaacatataaaactaaattattatttagttaCATATTTTCTACACCTAGATAACGTAACTGTATTCAAACAAAGCAGCTGGAGACACGAAAAcaattttttgatttgttttgaagCACTATGTAAAATGTGATAGAAATTTCCCTGCACAcacattttatatttgatttattgaTCTGCAGGAACTTTTATTGGTAGATTAGtaatgttaacaaaatttaatataatatatacataaatacttagtaaataaattgaaatttgCTCTCTCTAGAAAGGTTCACATATGTCATAATAATTTACGTTTTACAAAAACTTGAATTCTATTTTCTTGCTATAAAAAtgtacaaaacttttttttttaaatgtatacaAAACTgagtttcatatatttaaactaaatttacCTTTTCTCACAAGATTTGCTTTTCACCTTGAGAATAACTTCCGCGATAGTGATACTCTGTGAAACAACTCTGACTTttcatcattttttaaaaatcaaactaCAAAATAGAAGTATTATCTGATAAAATCTTATACTTGACTTATGTAGAGAGATCATAATCTTTGTTTTCAGAAAAACAAAGAAGCATGAAGTTTAATAAAGATCTCTGCTACACGCAAAACTCAAATGCAACAAAGACGGAATGGGAACTATtgaaaagaagaggagaaaaaaaattagaaaacaaaagaaaaacagttgaTCGAATGTTATATAGGAGAGGCCGAGATGATACAGTTGATATTCGAAGTTACTGAATTTTCAAACGTGGAGTTTGGTAGTGGTAGACTGGAAGTTACAGAAAAATAggaatttaattttctttttgcagttttcttaatatttaaaaataaaaagaacgtgatataaatttggttttatttttttttcaaagcaatgacatgtgtcaaaatttgattgtttgagtgacttgtgctttagtatatagggatAACTGGTTGCCAACCACTTACAAGAAATACATATGACTTTGTTTAGTTAGTTATATCGTAAGACTGAAACATCTTTATCATAATAAGTTGATAACTGCCGAAAAAATTAGTTCGTAACTTATCTATTGTTGAATATCATAATCTGGACTGAAAGTCTAAAACCACTGTTAGGCTGTAAGCTATACGTCTCTGAGAGTATgtgatgatggtgatgagaTAAGCTTCAACGAGGCATTGATTATTAATGATGTCAATAGTTACTGTATACAGTTACCAAATCGAAAAAGGTTTGTAATTAACTACGAAAAAAACAATCAGTGTGTGAGCACTGACTCAAACAAAAGACGTTTTTGGTCATTCATCTATACTactaagaaaaagaaacaatcaaGGTTACATACGCCAATTAGATTGACATTTCAATACATTAAGTTTACACAAAAATACGACAGAGACGGgggaagaaaaaacaaaagttaaggGAAAAGACAAACCTTCTGAACGAAATAGAGGTATACTCGGTccaggagagagagagagagagtgagtgtgGGACCCCCAAATGCCGACTAAGAGGAAATCTAGCTTTATACACTCTGTACCAATTACCTAGCGACACCTGGAAAAGCATCGTCGCGCACTTTACGCTTGGGTGCTCCTCCCTCCGCACTTGATAAGCTTATCGCTCTCCCATTGGCTGCGGAGTCCACGTGTCAACTGTGCAATCTCTCTTTATGCTTTGTCACTTCTTTTTACCCAAACTGGCATGGACCCGCGGGCCCCACCCAAACCCCAAATGCCCTTTCTACCAAGAAATACACATTATATTAACTATATACAGTACATGTTTAAAATTCGTTTAATTTGTCTTAATTAATTAGCCGAGTGTGGTGATCTCATCAGGATTTATATGAAAACCAAAAATGTTTGATACATTGACTCGAGTCACTCGAAGACACTTTTAACTTAGCCagtcaaaaaattaaattttaaatatacatacacacacataaaaataaaataaaaacgtttatatatatatactggcCTCTCGTTAAATCCccgaagaaagaaaaaggagacAAAGAGAAGAAATTTTTGAGTGGGTGAGGATTGTTTGCGATAAGAGGAAGAGACGTTGTCTACTACTTGTCTATAATTACAGTAAGCATTTCAAACCGAACTTCTTGAGAATTTCAGACATTAGTTGGTCAAACCTTTTTTACTTGTcgtttgattaaaattaattgtTTGAAAATCCCATCTTCCTTCTCCATCTCACCGTGTCTGTTCGTTATAGAGAGAGAGCGAAAGGTTCGGCTCATTCATATGATCTTTCACTGTTATGCTACTATTCGGCTTTTCATTTCTATACCTTCGATTCAAGAAACGCAATCTAGTTTTGTCTTTTTTCGTAATTTTGAGTGAGGAATAGATCAAACCCAGTTGAGTTTTTATCCGAGATTTTGCTTGCTTGATGTTCTTTATTTGCTTTTGAAGAGAATCGTAACGTTAcctacctttttttttaaatccatttGCAGGAAAGCATTACACTTTTTATCACTtttgatccaaatcaaaatcTGCGCTTCACCGTAAAGTTCGGATTTTGATTCTTCCTagtgaggaaaaaaaaacagagtaatccAAAATTCTCATCCAAGAGGAAAAAGAGTTGAGATTATGTCTTCTGTAGCAGCAGTGTTATGGGTTGCTGCTTCTTCTCCCAATCCAGACCCGATGAACACTTGCGGGTTGGTAAGGGCTCTAGAGTCTTCTAGAGCGCTCTCTCGTTGCCAGAATCAGAGAATGGACAATGGTAGGAGGAAGAAGCAAACAACAAAAACGTGGTCTGTAATGAGCTACAGAAGGAGGAGTGCTGTGTCTTCAAGCGTAGTAGCAAGTCATGCAGGAGAGATAGCCCTCTCGTCTGAAGAGAAGGTTTACAACGTCGTCCTGAGACAAGCAGCTCTTGTGAACAAACAGCTCAGGTCTGCTTCTCCTGACCTCCTCGATGATGTCAAGAAGGAACCACAGGAGATTGTTCTCCCTGGGAGTTTGGGTTTGTTGGGTGAAGCTTACGATCGTTGCGGCGAAGTTTGCGCTGAATATGCTAAAACCTTTTATCTCGGTTAGAAATCtcttttgtttctcttctttaaatcttttgttttcttatggtttgtttgtttatgttGCAGGAACTTTGCTTATGACACCTGAGAGGCGAAAGGCTATTTGGGCTATTTACGGTGAGTTACTACTGCACGAGAGCCACATATAGTTTAACAAACTGTTTTGGAATTTGATGCTCCAAAAGTAGATTCAAGATGATGAATCATGTAGACATAAGACCTCTCTAGTTGGTTTCTGTGCTAGCTTAGATGTCTATGGGACCATGACCCAAATTTGTATCTTGTAAGGATTAAGACCATATAGGGGTTTAATGGGCCTTTGGGGCCCATTAGTCTTAAACTCTGGAGATTACTCATGCTTAACAATGTTAACTCTCATTACACTTTGGGATATATAATACTATTATCAAAAATGATCTGAGGAATTTCAAAAAGGTTATTTTCTTTATGTTTGGTTGTTGTGGGTTTGATGATTGGACTCCATTTCTTGGTGCAGTTTGGTGCAGAAGAACTGATGAGCTCGTAGATGGGCCCAATGCATCACACATAACTCCAATGGCGTTAGATAGATGGGAAGCAAGGCTAGAAGATCTATTCCGTGGCCGTCCTTTCGATATGCTTGATGCTGCTCTCGCTGATACTGTTGCTAGATACCCTGTCGATATTCAGGTCTGCCTTCACACGCAATCATCCAAATCTTACTCTGACGTTTGTTCTAacgtttatttatttatttgtttttcgcAGCCATTTAGAGATATGATCGAAGGAATGAGAATGGATTTGAGGAAATCGAGATACAAGAACTTTGATGATCTCTACCTCTACTGCTACTATGTTGCCGGAACCGTTGGTTTGATGAGCGTGCCGGTTATGGGCATCGATCCTAAGTCCAAAGCCACGACCGAGAGTGTTTATAACGCTGCCTTGGCCCTCGGTTTAGCCAATCAGCTTACCAACATACTCAGAGACGTTGGCGAAGAGtgagtctcttttttttttttttttccttgcgTTTTACAAATCTCACCTAAACCGGTTTCTTGATCTTACGTGTTGACCGGTTTCGATTTACATGGTTTTGATCACTCTCAGTGCGAGAAGAGGAAGAGTTTATCTACCGCAAGATGAGTTAGCTCAGGCTGGTCTCTCAGATGAAGACATATTCGCGGGGAAAGTCACTGACAAATGGAGAAACTTCATGAAAATGCAGCTTAAGCGAGCAAGAATGTTCTTCGACGAAGCTGAGAAAGGTGTCACCGAGCTGGACGCTGCTAGCAGATGGCCGGTGAGTGTCTCTCTAAAACTCCCCAAGAAGagtttacattattttttaacttgtttcttttttaccaCATAACTTTGTAGTAGATCGATTTGACCCCCCAAGGCTTgactgtttgatttttttttttcaggtatgGGCATCGCTGCTATTGTACAGGAGAATATTGGATGAGATTGAAGCGAATGATTACAACAACTTTACGAAGAGAGCTTATGTTGGGAAAGCCAAGAAAATTGCAGCTCTGCCATTGGCTTATGCTAAATCTGTACTAAAGACTCCAAGTTCAAGAGGAACAAATTAAGAAGGCTTTTGTGATTAAAGGAAAAGCTTAGGGTCGTCGAATTTATTATGTTAActaatatatacacatatgaatgggccaaaaaaaaattcttattctCTTAATGTAAAAagtcaaatttttattttattttatttcatttctctTGGCTACTGAAGATATAGGAATATTTTGGTTGGAGAGCTAGTTTTGtgatatataaaaagaagtTACTGATTTCAAAACACAGTCTAACAGAGAGATTCATGTGACCTGGCCAAGACgtactaacaaaaaaaaattaacaatagAGACAATATATATTCATGTTTGTTAGGCTGTTTgctatttataaatgtttatccAGCAATTTATGTTTGTATCTAACAAAATGTGAAATAAGTAAAACTTTTATTATATCAATATAGAAAATTTCTTATATGAAAAACACCTTCCAGTTGACAAATTAATATCTTCAAAAGTAAATTGTTTTAACTCagacaaacaaaagaaacagaaaatattttgttcgtatatcatcatcatcatcataaatTTGAGCTATAATTCAGAGACCAGCAATATTCATAAGCTTCTTCCAAGCCGGTCTAGCCGTAATCTCTTCCCACCACCGGTTCATATTCACCCGAGCCTTAACAATCCGGTTTAGACCGGTACCCATCAAGTACCTCATCGCCGGCATGTGCGTTAAATCAGCCATAGTGAATTCATCACCAGCCAAAAACCGGTTCGAAGCAAGCTGGTTGTCGTATATGTCCAAGACCACCCCGAGCTTCACCTTGAGCTCCTCGACCAAAACGGCGTCACATTCTACGCCTAACCTCGGCTTGATGACTAGGTTCATCACTAAAGGGTGTACCAGCACGTTGAAGTAACCCACCTCCACATCAGCCCACTGGTCCACGATGGCTCGGTGCTCTAGTGACTTTCCCAAAAGGTTCGTGCCTTGGTCCGCGTACTTGGTCGCGTAGTATCTCGCAATGGCTCGAGATTCTTTGGGCAAAACACGCAAAGTATCAAAACACATTACATAACTGATTATAAActtaaataaatgtttttaaaatttgttataagGATCCTTAACCAAAAAGCTTGAAGTCTCCATCTTCTATGGCTGGAACTTGACCAAATGGCTACAAGAAAACATTAGTAAATTAAACTAATGGtttgtttatattttagaagaaaaataaaacatgaaatGATTACCTGACGAAGAAGATGTTCTGGTCTTTTCTGCTCTAATGTATCGAGATCGATGTGAACAATCTCAAATTCAATTTCTTTCTCAAGAAGACAAAGCAAGACTCTTTGCGGACAAGCTGCAGTAACCTGTCCGTATACTTTCACAACCATATTCTATTACttcgtatttttttttgttaatagtATAAGAAAAAGCAAGGATCAATTTATATGTGTTATTCTAAATTTGTGTCTACCAatctttatttataaatgaaaagaGGTGAGAGACTGCATGTGTTGGCATTTTATTAAAGACTCGGGACGTTTATTTATGGTTGTTGTGGCTGGTTGGGTAGAGCATGTGGTGGTAGTTCCACCAACGGTGATTCCATTCATATATAGTTCTCTCTTATAAGCTTTGTAGAGAGTTTGAATAAACTGAAGTTTCGTGTCAAACCATGTTTGGTCTCGGACCGGTGGGTAAGGTTAAGAGAATCTTTACTTAACGATCTCTGCCAAACCAATGTAATCAACTTGTCATTTAACCTTTTACAAAAGAGAGACACTTACCATTACCAACAACCGTACTAGATTCacataaataagtaaaaaaacaaagaatagGGAGAAGCTATACCCTTCACGACGATGACATAATGACCTTGTTTTGGTAATCTATGATTATAACATTCCAACAACAGTAATCATTCATCATTCATTAATCCAACTACTACCAAGTCTCTCATAGTTTTTGCTTTCACACGAGAAtcacaaaagataaaataaaataaaaaatcaaaacaagcaCCAAGCCCTTTTTAAAACCTAAAATATCCTCCCATATAACTAGCGTGATCCACAAGCAAGCCTtgttctgtatttttttttttttaagtgaacTGTCTTCTCATGTAAGTGTCTTCGTGAACAAAGACGGGATCTTCAACTCTCACTGGAATCTGAGGCTGTCCCATTGCTATTCCTTGGTTAACCGGCGTGGTTGTTGCAGCAGCAACGTTTTGCTTAACCGAATTCAAACACAGATAGTAGACAATCCCAAGGGCTACAGTGAAAAGCGAGAGGATGGAACCGATGAAGAAAACGCCTGGTTTCACAATGTAGCAGAAGTAGCTGTCGGCAGTCTTCGTCTCCGTCTCCTGGATGTGTTCATCGTTGAGCGAAGCTGCAGTGAGCAGCACGAGAAAAGCTAGCACAAAAGTGAACCTAAAAGCAACACGAATAGCAACCCATCAGTTGCTAACAAATCATAAGAGTAtgaaagataagaaaaaaacgATGAGAGAGTTACACTACCATGAGACAATGAAGGAGACTAAGGCGAGAATCCACTTGGATCTGGTCGGAGAAGGACCTTTTCTACAGCAGAAACAACCGCTACCGACGCTGGCGATGATCTGAGCCATCATGAGAAAAATGGCTGAAGCGAAACCGAGATTGTAAGCTGGACTTCTCTTGTAAGAGCATTGTGTGACTGAGTCCGATGTGGTAATCTTGATCTGAGATTTCTGTGTTGATTTAAAGAGTAAACAATGACAAGAA
The sequence above is drawn from the Raphanus sativus cultivar WK10039 chromosome 7, ASM80110v3, whole genome shotgun sequence genome and encodes:
- the LOC108814563 gene encoding phytoene synthase, chloroplastic; protein product: MSSVAAVLWVAASSPNPDPMNTCGLVRALESSRALSRCQNQRMDNGRRKKQTTKTWSVMSYRRRSAVSSSVVASHAGEIALSSEEKVYNVVLRQAALVNKQLRSASPDLLDDVKKEPQEIVLPGSLGLLGEAYDRCGEVCAEYAKTFYLGTLLMTPERRKAIWAIYVWCRRTDELVDGPNASHITPMALDRWEARLEDLFRGRPFDMLDAALADTVARYPVDIQPFRDMIEGMRMDLRKSRYKNFDDLYLYCYYVAGTVGLMSVPVMGIDPKSKATTESVYNAALALGLANQLTNILRDVGEDARRGRVYLPQDELAQAGLSDEDIFAGKVTDKWRNFMKMQLKRARMFFDEAEKGVTELDAASRWPVWASLLLYRRILDEIEANDYNNFTKRAYVGKAKKIAALPLAYAKSVLKTPSSRGTN
- the LOC108814317 gene encoding uncharacterized protein LOC108814317, which gives rise to MEMDKRKMVMCGVLSLLGLLSAVTAFAAEATRIKKSQIKITTSDSVTQCSYKRSPAYNLGFASAIFLMMAQIIASVGSGCFCCRKGPSPTRSKWILALVSFIVSWFTFVLAFLVLLTAASLNDEHIQETETKTADSYFCYIVKPGVFFIGSILSLFTVALGIVYYLCLNSVKQNVAAATTTPVNQGIAMGQPQIPVRVEDPVFVHEDTYMRRQFT
- the LOC108816230 gene encoding glutathione S-transferase F12, coding for MVVKVYGQVTAACPQRVLLCLLEKEIEFEIVHIDLDTLEQKRPEHLLRQPFGQVPAIEDGDFKLFESRAIARYYATKYADQGTNLLGKSLEHRAIVDQWADVEVGYFNVLVHPLVMNLVIKPRLGVECDAVLVEELKVKLGVVLDIYDNQLASNRFLAGDEFTMADLTHMPAMRYLMGTGLNRIVKARVNMNRWWEEITARPAWKKLMNIAGL